A stretch of the Papaver somniferum cultivar HN1 chromosome 6, ASM357369v1, whole genome shotgun sequence genome encodes the following:
- the LOC113288421 gene encoding uncharacterized protein LOC113288421 encodes MSRARSAFSSPESSPPVSPNTKIDNADNSSTLQGLAASVKLLLKLIEDHNEACTKDYDGRKMQRVASMITIVDEVKSRIQKSQALVKRREISLRRCNTELRAHQHNPHLPKDPKKLLPHHHESSLSCPSSPTDEKEILRMELSASLAARKSLEKMFSSLGKEKEIMASELARKVHELNGIEEHLNDLKAQNKLLLAKVQTCAAEHKCMNQSDLGLGTSSADQQDNVALEERNKALSAHLLKSLGGYRLLKRRLKNAQEEKAGIIEKMLEMDEQAKIGLHRIAELRKRISENEEQRTLVLGLDEELSALEDVFRGFEKFMYVKDRQDRANTSHDQLYD; translated from the exons ATGAGTAGGGCTCGTTCCGCATTCTCTTCACCAGAGTCATCCCCACCTGTATCACCAAATACTAAGATTGATAATGCAGATAACTCATCAACTTTACAAG GTTTGGCAGCAAGTGTGAAGCTATTACTTAAATTAATAGAAGACCATAACGAGGCATGCACCAAAGATTACGACGGTCGTAAAATGCAAAGAGTTGCTAGTATGATTACCATTGTAGACGAAGTTAAATCTCGGATTCAAAAATCACAAGCTTTGGTTAAGAGAAGAGAAATCTCGTTGCGAAGGTGCAACACAGAACTAAGGGCTCATCAACATAATCCACATTTACCGAAAGATCCTAAGAAGCTACTACCACATCATCATGAGTCGAGCCTTTCATGCCCCAGTAGTCCTACAGATGAAAAAGAAATTCTGCGAATGGAGCTAAGCGCAAGCTTAGCGGCACGAAAGAGCCTGGAGAAAATGTTCTCAAGCTTAGGGAAGGAGAAGGAGATAATGGCGTCAGAACTTGCGCGCAAGGTTCACGAGTTAAACGGGATTGAAGAGCATCTGAATGATCTTAAAGCTCAGAATAAGTTATTGCTAGCCAAGGTGCAAACTTGTGCTGCTGAGCATAAATGTATGAACCAATCTGATTTAGGTTTGGGGACTTCATCTGctgatcaacaagataatgtaGCTCTAGAAGAGCGTAACAAAGCCCTCTCGGCGCATCTTCTCAAGTCGCTGGGTGGTTATAGATTGTTAAAGAGGAGATTAAAGAATGCACAAGAAGAAAAGGCAGGTATTATTGAAAAGATGCTGGAGATGGATGAACAAGCTAAAATCGGGCTCCACCGAATTGCTGAGCTCCGCAAACGCATTTCTGAGAACGAAGAACAACGAACATTAGTACTCGGCCTAGACGAGGAATTATCTGCACTGGAGGATGTATTCCGAGGCTTTGAGAAATTCATGTATGTGAAGGATAGGCAAGATAGAGCCAACACTAGTCATGATCAATTATATGATTAG